A genomic region of Synechococcus sp. NOUM97013 contains the following coding sequences:
- a CDS encoding DUF2605 domain-containing protein: MKPGRDADADELLESLLDSLLKDFDHWFHRGQELLQDCPDSVMGPQERERMAVRVEEGLRAIEATRALVRASPEAIAVSMEAMAPWHQLVMEVWGLSARVAKASR, from the coding sequence ATGAAGCCTGGTCGGGATGCCGATGCCGACGAACTGCTGGAGTCGCTGCTCGACTCTCTGCTGAAGGACTTTGACCACTGGTTTCACCGGGGCCAAGAGCTGTTGCAGGACTGTCCGGATTCGGTGATGGGACCGCAGGAACGTGAGCGCATGGCGGTCAGGGTCGAGGAGGGGCTCAGAGCGATCGAAGCCACGCGCGCCCTGGTTCGAGCCAGCCCCGAGGCGATAGCGGTGTCGATGGAAGCGATGGCTCCCTGGCATCAATTGGTGATGGAGGTTTGGGGCCTGTCCGCGCGCGTTGCGAAGGCATCGCGATGA
- a CDS encoding DUF1824 family protein — MSSSPVQCLKDLERLRSAPDLSAEVVANLRKELLEALASTSWCTVGVMAPSADQALETLRSLETALAWPALEVVEGTDQTGPVFLKANQQMGTVRVRIEHGLGEGILITGHHNDEAQISSTWGPLPLDFF, encoded by the coding sequence ATGAGCAGTTCACCCGTGCAATGCCTCAAGGATCTTGAGCGGCTGCGATCAGCTCCCGACCTCAGCGCTGAGGTTGTGGCCAACCTTCGCAAGGAACTGCTGGAAGCCCTCGCCAGCACCAGTTGGTGCACGGTCGGCGTGATGGCCCCATCCGCAGACCAGGCGCTTGAGACGCTTCGATCGCTCGAGACGGCCTTGGCATGGCCCGCCCTGGAGGTTGTGGAGGGAACCGATCAGACCGGTCCAGTTTTTCTCAAAGCCAATCAGCAGATGGGCACGGTCAGGGTGCGCATCGAGCACGGTCTGGGCGAGGGAATTCTGATCACCGGTCATCACAACGATGAGGCACAGATCAGCAGCACCTGGGGGCCGCTGCCGCTGGATTTCTTCTGA
- the thrS gene encoding threonine--tRNA ligase: MANHEQQTVSSAAATTSAPSTTVVLPKTSESEQLLKIRHSMSHVMAMAVQQLFPQARVTIGPWTEGGFYYDFDNPDPFTEADLKAIKKGMIKIINKKLPLERVEVTRAEAESKIKAQNEPYKLEILEGLQEPITLYTLGEQWWDLCAGPHVEHTGQLNAKAFELESVAGAYWRGDETKAQLQRIYGTAWETPEQLAEHKRRKEEALRRDHRRIGKDLDLFSIEDEAGAGLVFWHPRGARMRLLIEEFWRQAHFEGGYELLYTPHVADISLWKTSGHLDFYAESMFGPMEVDEREYQLKPMNCPFHVLTYASKLRSYRELPIRWAELGTVYRYERPGVMHGLMRVRGFTQDDAHVFCLPEQISDEILRILDLTERILSTFDFSNYEINLSTRPEKSIGEDAVWDLATKGLVEALERKGWAYKIDEGGGAFYGPKIDLKIEDAIGRMWQCSTIQLDFNLPERFELDYIAADGSKQRPIMIHRAIFGSLERFFGIMTENYAGDYPFWLAPEQVRLLPVTDEVQPYAEQVLDQLTRAGVRATIDRSGDRLGKLIRTGEQMKIPVLAVIGAKEAEQNAVSLRSRRDGDVGVTPVQDLLTAATTANAERAAGLQFPA; encoded by the coding sequence ATGGCGAATCACGAGCAGCAGACGGTGAGCAGCGCGGCAGCAACAACTTCAGCCCCCTCGACGACGGTGGTGCTGCCTAAAACCAGTGAGAGTGAGCAGCTGCTGAAGATCCGACACTCCATGAGCCACGTGATGGCCATGGCGGTGCAGCAGCTCTTTCCCCAGGCCCGCGTGACCATCGGCCCCTGGACCGAGGGCGGTTTCTACTACGACTTCGATAATCCCGACCCCTTCACCGAAGCCGACCTGAAGGCGATCAAGAAGGGGATGATCAAGATCATCAACAAGAAGCTTCCGCTCGAGCGTGTCGAAGTGACGCGCGCCGAAGCAGAAAGCAAAATCAAAGCCCAGAACGAGCCCTACAAACTCGAAATCCTCGAGGGCCTGCAAGAGCCGATCACCCTTTACACCCTCGGTGAACAGTGGTGGGATCTCTGTGCTGGCCCCCACGTGGAGCACACGGGTCAGCTCAACGCCAAGGCCTTTGAGCTGGAGAGCGTTGCTGGCGCCTACTGGCGCGGTGATGAAACCAAAGCCCAGTTGCAGCGCATCTACGGCACGGCCTGGGAAACCCCCGAACAGCTGGCGGAGCACAAGCGCCGCAAGGAGGAGGCCCTACGCCGAGATCACCGCCGGATCGGCAAAGACCTTGACCTCTTCTCCATCGAAGACGAAGCCGGGGCAGGTCTGGTGTTCTGGCACCCCCGCGGCGCCCGCATGCGCCTGTTGATCGAGGAGTTCTGGCGCCAGGCCCACTTCGAGGGTGGTTACGAGCTTCTCTACACCCCCCATGTGGCGGACATCAGCCTCTGGAAAACCTCCGGCCACCTCGACTTCTACGCCGAAAGCATGTTTGGCCCGATGGAGGTGGACGAGCGGGAATACCAGCTCAAGCCGATGAACTGCCCGTTCCACGTGCTCACCTACGCCAGCAAACTGCGCAGCTACCGGGAACTGCCGATCCGCTGGGCGGAGCTGGGAACGGTTTATCGCTACGAGCGCCCCGGCGTGATGCACGGTCTGATGCGCGTGCGCGGCTTCACCCAGGACGATGCCCACGTGTTCTGCCTGCCCGAGCAGATCAGCGACGAAATCCTGAGGATCCTCGATCTCACCGAGCGCATTCTCTCCACCTTCGACTTCAGCAATTACGAAATCAACCTCTCCACCCGTCCGGAGAAGTCGATTGGTGAAGACGCCGTTTGGGACCTGGCCACCAAGGGACTGGTTGAGGCCCTGGAGCGCAAGGGTTGGGCCTACAAGATTGATGAAGGCGGCGGCGCTTTCTACGGGCCCAAAATCGACCTCAAGATCGAAGACGCCATCGGCCGGATGTGGCAGTGCTCCACGATCCAGCTGGATTTCAACCTTCCGGAACGCTTCGAGCTCGACTACATCGCCGCTGATGGCAGCAAGCAGCGGCCGATCATGATCCACCGCGCCATCTTCGGTTCGCTGGAGCGTTTCTTCGGGATCATGACCGAGAACTACGCCGGCGATTACCCCTTCTGGCTGGCCCCTGAACAGGTGCGCCTGCTGCCGGTCACCGATGAAGTGCAGCCTTACGCCGAACAAGTGTTGGACCAACTCACCAGGGCTGGCGTTCGCGCCACGATCGACCGCAGCGGTGACCGGCTCGGCAAGTTGATCCGCACCGGCGAACAGATGAAGATCCCGGTGCTGGCAGTGATCGGTGCCAAGGAAGCGGAGCAGAACGCCGTGAGCCTGCGCAGCCGTCGCGATGGAGATGTCGGTGTCACACCAGTGCAGGATCTCCTGACTGCCGCAACAACCGCCAACGCCGAACGCGCTGCAGGCCTGCAGTTCCCCGCATGA
- a CDS encoding DUF2752 domain-containing protein has product MTGPSRSTRSTGLASLALLALLWLRSKGWPLPLPGCPWRAWTGIPCPTCFLTRSVMASLHGDLGEALELHVFGPPSVVGLAWIGWRQGVRGDSLPKLTRRRAKLLGMVIAALLIYWLVRLWGWLTLGWPQPA; this is encoded by the coding sequence ATGACAGGTCCGAGCCGGTCGACGCGGTCAACAGGGCTGGCCAGCCTGGCTCTCTTGGCTCTGTTGTGGCTGCGGTCCAAAGGTTGGCCGCTTCCATTGCCTGGATGTCCATGGCGGGCATGGACGGGCATTCCCTGCCCCACCTGCTTTCTGACCCGTTCGGTGATGGCCTCGCTCCATGGCGATCTTGGCGAAGCCCTCGAGCTGCACGTGTTCGGTCCACCCAGTGTGGTCGGATTGGCCTGGATCGGCTGGCGGCAGGGCGTGAGGGGGGATTCCCTGCCGAAGCTCACGCGTCGGCGCGCCAAGCTTCTGGGGATGGTGATAGCCGCGCTGCTGATCTACTGGTTGGTGCGTCTATGGGGCTGGTTGACGCTGGGGTGGCCCCAGCCCGCCTGA
- a CDS encoding glucokinase — translation MAAKTYLAGDLGGTKTFLALYRDAHGQLEQAHSHRYISAEWRDLESMLVHFLEQAPEELSKPDTSCIAVAGPVRHGSAQLTNLSWTMSEASLQAATGLQKLELVNDFAVLIHGLPHFNDQQQVVLQIGRGRTTPAPAGDDNGAVAILGAGTGLGMARGLPAPDGWLALPSEGGHREFAPRTDDEWALAQWLRKDLNLERLSIERIVSGTGLGHVMHWLLQHDQAAGHPLAKHAHAWRNIPADQAGYEDLPAHTGKAAAAGDPIAAAALRIWLGAYGSAAGDLALQELCVGGLWIGGGTAEKNLDGLQSEQFLEPLRAKGRFRPLIESMTIRAVIDPEAGLFSAACRARDLAESGGTLA, via the coding sequence ATGGCAGCCAAGACCTATCTCGCCGGAGATCTTGGAGGCACGAAAACCTTCCTTGCTCTCTACCGAGACGCGCATGGGCAGCTCGAGCAAGCCCACAGTCATCGCTACATCTCGGCGGAATGGCGTGATCTGGAATCGATGCTCGTTCACTTTCTCGAGCAGGCTCCGGAGGAACTGTCCAAGCCCGACACCAGCTGCATTGCAGTAGCAGGGCCCGTGCGTCATGGCTCGGCACAGCTGACCAACCTGTCATGGACGATGAGTGAGGCGTCGCTGCAGGCCGCCACAGGCCTGCAGAAGCTCGAACTGGTGAACGACTTCGCCGTTCTCATCCATGGATTGCCCCACTTCAACGATCAACAGCAGGTGGTGCTGCAGATCGGTCGTGGTCGCACCACTCCGGCACCCGCAGGCGACGACAACGGTGCGGTCGCGATCCTTGGAGCAGGCACCGGCCTGGGGATGGCCCGTGGCCTTCCAGCTCCCGATGGCTGGCTGGCTCTGCCCAGCGAAGGCGGCCACCGGGAGTTCGCCCCGCGAACAGACGATGAATGGGCTTTAGCGCAATGGTTGCGCAAGGACCTGAACCTTGAACGCCTCTCGATCGAGCGGATCGTGAGTGGCACCGGCCTCGGCCACGTGATGCACTGGTTGCTGCAGCACGACCAGGCCGCGGGTCATCCCTTGGCCAAGCATGCCCACGCCTGGCGCAACATCCCTGCCGATCAAGCCGGTTACGAAGATCTGCCGGCGCACACCGGCAAGGCGGCGGCGGCGGGCGATCCCATCGCCGCCGCCGCGCTCCGCATCTGGCTAGGTGCCTATGGATCAGCGGCCGGGGATCTGGCGTTACAGGAGCTCTGCGTCGGTGGACTTTGGATTGGGGGTGGAACCGCTGAAAAAAACCTGGATGGACTGCAATCCGAACAGTTTCTGGAACCCCTGAGAGCCAAAGGTCGCTTCCGCCCCCTGATCGAGTCCATGACCATCCGTGCGGTGATTGATCCAGAGGCTGGACTTTTTAGTGCGGCCTGCCGGGCGCGTGATCTGGCGGAGTCGGGTGGGACACTGGCCTGA